Below is a window of Cryobacterium sp. PAMC25264 DNA.
TGGATCGCGGAGATCGGCTCAAAGAACTCGGCCGCCTCGCTGATCGGCATGTCCAGGACCTCGGCGATGTTCTTGCCCTTGTAGTGCACGGTGAGGGTGTCGCGGTTGTAGCGCGCTCCCCGCAGACCTCGCAGGCCACGTACACGTCGGGCAGGAAGTTCATCTCGATCTTGATCGTGCCGTCGCCCGAGCACGCTTCGCAGCGGCCGCCCTTGACGTTGAAGCTGAAGCGGCCGGGCAGGTAGCCGCGCGCCTTGGCCTCCATAGTCTCGGCAAACAGCGTGCGGATCTTGTCGAAAACCCCGGTGTAGGTGGCGGGGTTGGAGCGGGGCGTGCGCCCGATCGGAGCCTGGTCGACGTGGATGACCTTGTCGAGCTGGTCGAGACCGGTCACCTTGCTGTGCTTGCCTGGCAACTTGCGGGCTCCGTTGAGCCGGTTCGCGAGCACCCGGTAGAGCACATCGTTGACCAAGGAGGACTTGCCGGATCCGCTCACGCCGGTGACGGCGGTGAAGACGCCCAGCGGGAACTTGACGGTGACCTTGCGGAGGTTGTTCGCCTCGGCGCCGACGACCGTGATCTCCCGCTCGGGGTCGAGGGGGCGACGGGTCGCAGGCGTGGCGATCGACTTGCGGCCGGACAGGTAGTCGGCGGTGAGCGACTTGGTGTTGGTCAGCAGGTCCGCATACGAGCCGGAGTGCACCACATGGCCCCCGTTGACGCCGGCGCCGGGTCCGATGTCCACGACCCAGTCGGCCGTCTTGATGGTGTCCTCGTCGTGTTCGACGACGATGAGGGTGTTGCCGAGATCGCGCAACGCCACCAGCGTCTCGATCAGGCGCCGGTTGTCACGCTGGTGCAGCCCGATGCTGGGCTCGTCGAGAACGTAGAGCACGCCCGTCAGGCCCGACCCGATCTGGGTCGCCAGGCGGATGCGCTGCGCCTCGCCGCCGGAGAGCGTTCCGGCGGCGCGGGCCAGGCTCAGGTAGTTCAGCCCCACCCGGAGCAGGAAGTCCAGACGCACCTTGATCTCGCGCAGCACCTGCGCGGCGATTGTCTTCTCACGGTCGGTCAGTTCGAGCTTGTCCATGAAGTCACGGGCGTCGCTGAGGCTGAGGCTGCAGATGTCGGCGATGCTCATGTCGTGAACGAGCACGGCGAGGACCTCGGGCTTGAGCCGGGTTCCGTCACAGACCGGGCAGGCGACCTCGCGCAGGTATTCGCCCCAGCGCTGACGCTGGCTGTCGGTCTCGGCTTGGAGGAACTGGCGCTCGATGTAGGGAACGACGCCCTCGAAACCGGAGGTGTAGCTCATCTCCCGGCCGTAGCGGTTCTTCCACTTGACCTTGACCTCGAAGTTGTCGCCGCGCATGACGGCGGTGCGCACCTCGTCGCTCAGCTTCTTCCAGGGGGTGGTGAGCTTGAACTTGAGGTCGCGGGCCAGGCCGTCGAGAAGCTTCTCGTAGTACTGGAACAGGCCTTTGCCCTGGGTGGTCCAGGGCAGAACGACACCCTCCGCGATGCTGAGATCGGGGTCGCCCAACAGCAGGTCCTCGTCCACCGACATGCGTGTGCCCAGACCGGAGCACTCGGGGCAGGCGCCGAACGGGGCGTTGAAGGAGAAGGTGCGGGGCTCGATCTCGGTCAGCTGCACCGGGTGGTTGTTCGGGCAGGACAGCTTCTCGGAGTAGCTCTGCCAGGCCTCGTCACCGGTGAGGTCGACGAAGTTGATCTGCACGAGCCCGTCGGTGAGCTTGAGGGCCGTCTCCAACGAGTCGGTGAGCCGGCTGAGCAGGTCGGGGCCGGCGACCAGGCGGTCGACGACGACGGAGACGTCGTGCTTGAGCTGCTTCTTGAGGATCGGCGGTTCGTTGAGCTGGATCTGAGTGCCGTCGACCATGGCGCGGGAGTACCCGCCGGCGGCGAGCTCCTTGAACAGGTCGACGAACTCACCCTTCTTCTGCGAGACGACGGGGCTGAGGATCTGGTAGCGCACCCGGTCTCCAGCTCCATGAGCTGGTCGGCGATCTGCTGCACGGTCTGGGACTGGATGACCTCGCCGCAGACGGCGCAGTGCGGCACGCCGATGCGTGCCCAGAGCAGCCGCATGTAGTCGTAGATCTCGGTGATGGTACCCACCGTGGACCGCGGGTTGCGGTTGGTGGACTTTTGGTCGATGGACACCGCGGGGCTGAGGCCTTCGATGAAGTCGACGTCGGGCCGGTCGACCTGACCGAGGAACTGGCGGGCGTAAGCCGACAGTGACTCGACGTACCGACGCTGCCCCTCCGCAAAAATAGTATCGAAGGCGAGCGATGACTTCCCCGACCCCGATAGACCTGTGAACACCACGAGCGAATCGCGCGGGATGTCCAGGTTGACGTTGTGCAGATTGTGCACGCGAGCACCACGGACGCTGAGTTGAGAGCCGTGCTCTACCTCTGAAATTGACACCATTCGAGTCTATGCAGTGCCACTGACACTCCAGTGCCACCCGCGCTCCTGCCAGGCCCCACCGGGGCTCCTGCAGGGCCCGGGCGGCCCAGGTGAGGCCCGATCAGGCCAGGTGCCCGGCCTTCTCCATCTGGCGGAGTTCGCGCTTGAGTTCGGACACCTCGTCGCGAAGTCGTCCGGCCAACTCGAATTTGAGTTCGCCGGCCGCCTCGAGCATCTGAGCGTTGAGGTCGGCGATAATCGACTCGAGGTCGTTGGCCCCGTTCGCGGCCAGCCCCTTGCGCATCGAGGGAGTGGGGCTACGACGCCGGGCGTCGCGACCGGCCAGGAGCTCCGCGGTGTCGGCCTCTTCGCGGGCGAGGACATCCGTTATGTCGGCGATGCGCTTGCGGAGCGGCGTGGGGTCGATACCGTGCAGGGTGTTGTATTCCACCTGCTTCTCGCGCCTGCGGTCGGTCTCGTCGATGGCCCTGGCCATCGAGTCGGTGATCCGGTCGGCGTACATGTGCACCTCACCGGACACATTCCGGGCGGCACGGCCGATTGTCTGGATCAGCGAGGTCGACGACCGCAGGAAGCCTTCCTTGTCGGCGTCGAGGATGGCCACCAGGGACACCTCGGGCAGGTCGAGACCCTCGCGGAGCAGGTTGATGCCCACGAGAACGTCGTAGACTCCCTGGCGCAGTTCGGTGAGCAGCTCCACCCGGCGCAGGGTGTCGACGTCCGAGTGCAGGTACCGCACGCGCACGCCGGCTTCGGTGAGGAAGTCGGTGAGCTCCTCGGACATTTTCTTAGTCAGCGTGGTGACGAGCACCCGCTCGTTGAGACCGACGCGCACCCGGATCTGTTCGAGCAGGTCGTCGATCTGGCCGGCGGAGGGTTTCACGATGATCTGCGGGTCGACCAGACCGGTCGGGCGGATGATCTGCTCGACGATGCCGTCGGCGATGCCCATCTCGTACTTGCCCGGCGTGGCCGAGAGGTACACGGTCTGGCCGACCCGGTCCTTGAACTCGTTCCATTTGAGCGGCCGGTTGTCCAGCGCGCTCGGCAGACGGAAGCCGTGCTCGACGAGAGTGCGCTTCCGGGACGAGTCGCCCTCGTACATGGCGCCGATCTGCGGCACGGTGACATGGGATTCGTCGATGACGACGAGGAAGTCGTCGGGGAAGTAATCGAGCAGGCAGTGGCCGGGCTCCCCCGCGCTCCGCCCGTCGATGTGGCGTGAGTAGTTCTCGATGCCGGAGCAGAAACCGATCTGCTCCATCATCTCCAGGTCGAACGAGGTGCGCATCCGCAGGCGTTGCGCCTCCAGCAGCTTGCCCTCACGTTCCAGCTGACCCAGTCGTTCGGCCAGTTCCTCCTGGATGGTGCCCATCGCCCGCTGCATCACATCAGTGCTGGCGACGTAGTGCGACCCGGGGAAGACCGAGACGGCATCGAGTTTCTTGACGACATCGCCCGTGAGCGGATGCAGGCTGTACAGCGCCTCGATCTCATCGCCGAACATCTCGATACGGATGGCGAGTTCTTCATACATCGGGATGATCTCGATGGTGTCGCCGCGCACCCTGAAGTGCCCGCGTGAGAAGTCGACGTCGTTGCGCTGGTACTGCATGGCCACGAACTTGCGGATCAACCAGTCCCGGTCGACCTTCTGGCCAACCTGCAGGGCCACCATCGCCTCGAGGTACCCCTCCGGGGTGCCGAGGCCGTAGATGCACGACACCGTAGAGACGACGATGACGTCGCGACGGCTGAGCAACGAGTTGGTCGTGGAGTGCCGGAGCCGCTCCACCTCTTCGTTGATCGAGGAGTCCTTCTCGATGAAGGTGTCCGTCTGCGGAACGTAGGCCTCGGGCTGGTAGTAGTCGTAGTAGGAGACGAAGTATTCGACGGCGTTGTTGGGCATCAGCTCGCGGAACTCGTTGACGAGTTGGGCCGCGAGGGTCTTGTTGTGCGCGAGAACCAGCGTCGGACGCTGCACCTGCTCGATCAACCACGCCGTGGTCGCGGACTTTCCGGTGCCGGTGGCACCGAGCAACACGATGTCGGTCTCACCGGCGTTGATTCGGCCGGCCAGCTCGGCGATGGCACCGGGCTGGTCACCACTGGGGGTGTATTCGCTCACGACCTCGAAAGGGTGAACGGAACGGGTAGCTTCCATGCTTCCAGTCTAAGGAGCCCCACCGACACTCGGGTCGGCGGACGCCTCGGTCGCCTCAGGGTGGGCGTCGTGGTGGGACCGCAGTTTGCGTTTCCACAGCCTGTCCACCTGGCTGAGGGTGGCGTCGAGGGACCCGGTCGAGTCGATGACGGCGTCGGCCACGGCCAGGCGCTCGTCGTCTCCGGCCTGAGCGGCGATGCGGCTCCGCGCGTCGGCCTCGTTCATGCCGCGCAGCTCCACCATGCGGCTTACCCGGGTTTCGGCATCGGCGTGCACGACGACGATGAGGTCGAACGGGTGGCCGACGGAGGCCTCGACCAGCAGGGGCACGTCGTAGACCACGACGACGTGCGGGTTGGCCCGCTCGGCCGCGTCGATGGCCTGCGCGGACAGGGCTCGAACGGCGGGGTGCACAATCTGGTTGAGCAGGTTGAGCGCGGCCGGGTTTCCGAAGACGATGGCGCCCAGGGCCGCCCGGTTGAGGCTACCGTCGGCGTTGGCGACCTCGTCGCCGAAGACCTCGATCACGTGCGCCAGCGCATCCGTGCCCGGTGCGACGGCCGCTCTGGCCAGCTGATCGGCGTCGATCACCACTGCTCCGTGCTCGCCGAAGCGCTTGGCCACGGTGCTCTTCCCCGATGCGATCCCGCCGGTCAACCCAATCAAGTACACGGCCCCATGCTAACGAACGCACCGGAACGTCAGCCGTGGGGCCCGCCGCAGTGGGCGAACGTGCACAGCGGGAAAGGCCGCGGAGCTGCGGCGGACACGACGGTTAACCGGCACAGGCCGGACCCCGACGGGTCCGGCCTGTGCGGCTCCGGCCAGAGCCGGAGGGATACTGCTAGTTGTTGCTGCTGAGCTTCTCGCGCAGGGCGGCAAGCGCCTCGTCGTCCGCGAGGGTGCCGGCTCCGGCGGTCTCGCTGGAGAACGAGTTGCCAGCGGCGGACGCGACATCGCCGGGGGCGATGATCTCGTCGTTCGCGGATGCGACCTGCTTCTTGTGAGCTTCCCAGCGAGCCTGGGCTGCAGCGTAGTCCTGCTCCCACTTCTCGCGCTGGGTCTCGAAGCCTTCGCGCCACTCGTTGGTCTCCGGGTCGAAGCCCTCGGGGTACTTGTAGTTGCCCTGGTCGTCGTACTCGGTGAGCATTCCGTAGAGTGCAGGGTCGAACTCGGTGCCCTCGGGGTCGACACCGTCGTTGGCCTGCTTGAGGCTCAGCGAGATACGGCGACGCTCCAGGTCGATGTCGATGACCTTGACGAACACCTCGTCGCCGACCGAGACAACCTGCTCGGCGAGCTCAACGTGCTTGCCGGACAGCTCGGAGATGTGCACGAGGCCCTCGATGCCCTCTGCGACGCGAACGAACGCACCGAAGGGAACGAGCTTGGTGACCTTACCCGGTGCAACCTGGCCGATGGCGTGGGTGCGGGCGAAGACCTGCCACGGGTCTTCCTGCGTGGCCTTGAGCGACAGGGACACGCGCTCGCGGTCCAGGTCGACCTCGAGGATCTCGACGGTGACTTCCTGACCGACCTCGACGACCTCGCTGGCGTGCTCGATGTGCTTCCAGCTGAGCTCGGAGACGTGAACCAGACCGTCAACGCCACCCAGGTCGACGAACGCACCGAAGTTGACGATCGACGAGACGACGCCCTTGCGGACCTGTCCCTTCTGGAGGTTGTTGAGGAAGGTGGTGCGGCTCTCGGACTGGGTCTGCTCGAGCAGTGCGCGACGCGACAGGACCACGTTGTTGCGGTTCTTGTCGAGTTCGAGGATCTTGGCCTCGATCTCCTGGCCCAGGTACGGGGTCAGGTCGCGAACACGGCGAAGCTCAATGAGCGACGCGGGCAGGAAGCCACGCAGGCCGATGTCGACGATGAGACCGCCCTTGACGACCTCGATGACCGATCCGGTGACAACTCCGTCGGATTCCTTGATCTTCTCGACGTCGCCCCATGCACGCTCGTACTGAGCGCGCTTCTTCGACAGGATGAGACGGCCTTCTTTGTCTTCCTTCTGAAGTACGAGGGCCTCGACCAGGTCGCCGACCTTGACAACCTCGGAAGGGTCAACGTCGTGCTTGATGGAAAGTTCGCGGGAGGGGATGACACCCTCGGTCTTGTAGCCGACGTCGAGGAGGACCTCGTCGCGGTCGATCTTCACGACGGTGCCCTCGATGAGGTCTCCGTCGTTGAAGAATTTCAGAGTCTTTTCGACCGCGGCAAGGAAGTCTTCAGCAGATCCGATGTCGTTGATGGCGACCTGCTTGGGTGCCCGTTCGGTCGTTGCGATTGTCATGTAGTAGTTGCTCCAGGATGGACATATTCGGGCCAGAAGGGAGGTTAGTGCGATTTACTATGATGTTTCCGCGACTGGCAGCGGCTAATTCGTCACAAGCGTGACAGTAAAGCTTAGCTGTTTCGGGGCGGGCCGGGCAACCCGCCCAACCAGGTATCTCCCCCGACTGGAGAACGCGCGCCAGACCCTCCGATTCCTCGCCCGTCGCGACAGAACTCGGGAACGTCCCCATCCGCTGGTCGAGCCTGTCGAGACCCGGTGACCCGATCCGCGGTCCGTGGATGCGTCAAACCCGCAGGTCGGCCCACGGGGTCTCGACGAGCTCGACCAACGTGAGGCCGCGACCCGCGGGTCGCGGCCAGGCGCGGGTCAGGGCTGCAGGGCCGAGCGGAGGGTGTCAAGGCCGACGCCGCCGAGGTCGAGCGCGCGGCGGTGGAATTCCTTGATGTTGAACGCCGCACCATCCCTGGCTTGTGCCTCGTCGCGCAGCTGCTCCCAAATCCGCTGGCCGATCTTGTACGACGGTGCCTGGCCCGGCCAGCCCAGGTAGCGGTTCACCTCGAACCTGACGAATCCCTCGTTCATGTTGACGTTCCGGGCGAGGAAGTCGAAGGCGTAGTCGGCCGTCCACACCCCTGAGCCGTCCGGGACGGTCTTGCCCAGGTGCACACCGATGTCCAGCACCACCCGCGCCGCACGCATCCGCTGCCCGTCGAGCATGCCGAGCCTGTCGGCGGGGTCGTCGAGGTAGCCCAGCTGCTCCATCAGGCGTTCGGCGTACAGGGCCCAGCCCTCGGCGTGGCCGGAGGTGCCGGCCAGCTGCCTGCGCCAGGTGTTCAACTTGGCCCGGTTGTACACCGCCTGGCCGATCTGCAGGTGGTGACCGGGGATGCCCTCGTGATAGACCGTGGTGAGCTCGCGCCAGGTGTCGAATTCGGTCACACCGACGGGCGCGGACCACCACATCCGGCCGGGCCGGGAGAAATCGTCGGTCGGGCCTGTGTAGTAGATCCCGCCCTCCTGGGTGGGTGCGATCATGCACTCCAAACGGCGGATCTCCTCCGGGATGTCGAACTGGGTCTCGCCCAGCTCGGCGACGGCACGGTCGCTGGTCTCCTGCATCCAGCGCTGCAGGGCGTCGGTGCCGTGCAGCTTGCGGGCCGGATCGGTGTCGAGGAACTCGATGGCCTCCAGCACCGTGGCGCCCGGTGTGATCTGCCTGGCCACGCTCTCCTGCTCGGCCACCATACGACCGAGTTCCTCGATGCCCCACTCGTAGGTCTCGTCGAGGTCGACGGTGGCGCCGAGGAAGCGGCGTGAACTGAGCGCGTAGAGGTCGCGGCCGATGCCGTCGACCTCGGTGGCGCGCGGCGCGAGGTCGTCGGCGAGGAACGCCGCGAGTTTGTCGTAGGCCGAGGCCGCCCGACTGGCCCGTGCTCCGAGGTCGGTGGCCAGGGTGGCCGGAAGCGAGCCGTTCTCCAGACCGGCCTCGGCGACGAAATGATTGAAGAACCCGTCGTTGGCGGCTGTGCGCCGTACCTGACCGAGCACCTCGACCACCTGGCGCCTGGCCGGGGTGATGCCCTGTTCGATTCCCACACGCAGGGTCTGGATGTAGCCGTCGATGGCCGAGGGTACGGCCTGCAGCCGCTCGGAGATGTTCTGCCAGTCGGCCACGGTACCGGTGGGCATCAGGTCGAAGACCTCCCGGATCTCCTGCACCGGGGAGGCGATCACGTTGAGGTCGCGCAGGTGCAGCCCGGCCGCCGAGCTCTCCAGGTCGAGCGCGAGGGTGCTGCCGAGGTCCGTGCGGGTGACGACGTCGACGGCATCGACCGGGCTCGCGGCGTCCAGGGCCGCGATGACCTCGGTGGCCGCCTGCACGTACCTGGCGTGCCCGTCGGGCGAGTAATCCGCAAATCCCGACCCATCCGCGGCCCGGCCGATGTAGGTGCCCACTGTCGGATCGAGGGCGACGAGGGTGTCCACCCACTGCTCGGCGATCTGGTCGACGGGTGTGGGAGTCCGGTAATCGTTGACAGTCATGCACAGAGCCTAGAACACGCACCCACCCCAGGACACGGCCGTGACGCCGGCGTCAGTGTGCGGCGGCGTCCCAGTCGGCCCCGCGCCCGACCTGCACGTCCAGCGGCACCAGCAGCTCGGCGGCGGTCTCCATCCTGTGCGTGACGACGGCGCGCAGGGCGTCCCACTCCCCCGGGGCGACCTCGAAGATCAGCTCGTCGTGCACCTGCAGCATCATGCGGCTGGCCAGGTCCTGGTCGCGCAGGTCAGCGGCGATCCGGTTCATGGCGATCTTCATCAGGTCGGCCGCCGAGCCCTGGATCGGGGCGTTGAGCGCGGCGCGTTCGGCATTGTCGCGCAGCACCCGGTTGGGGCTGTTCAGCTCGGGGAACGGCCGGCGCCGGCCGAAGATCGTGGTGGTGTAGCCGTCGATCTTGGCCTGCTCCACGACGCGGCGGAGGTAGTCCCGCACGGCGCCGAACCGGGCGAAGTAGTCGGCGATGAGCTGCTTGGCTTCCCGGGATTCGATCCGCAGCTGGCGGGACAGGCCGAAGGCGCTGAGCCCGTAGGCGAGGCCGTACGACATGGCCTTGACCTTGTTGCGCATCTCCCCCGTCACGTCCTCCGGCGCGACGCCGAAGACCCGGGCGCCGACGAACCTGTGCAGGTCCTCGCCGGCGTTGAACGCCTCGATGAGACCGGCGTCCTCCGAGAGGTGCGCCATGATCCGCATCTCGATCTGGGAGTAGTCGGCGGTGAGCAGGCTCTCACTGCCGGGTCCAGCCTGGAACGCGGCGCGGATGCGGCGGCCCTCCTCGGTGCGGACGGGGATGTTCTGCAGATTCGGGTCGGTAGACGAGATACGCCCGGTGGCGGTGCCGATCTGCACGTAGGTGGTGTGGATGCGCCCGGTGTCGTCAATGGCCTTGTCGAGGGTTTCCACGATCTGGCGGAGCTTCGTCGCGTCGCGGTGCTTGAGAAGCAGGTCGAGGAACGGGTGCGGGTTGCTGGCCTGCAGGTCAGCCAGGGCGCCGGCGTCCGTGGTGAAACCGGTCTTGTTCGCCCGCGTGCGCGGCATACCG
It encodes the following:
- the uvrB gene encoding excinuclease ABC subunit UvrB — its product is MEATRSVHPFEVVSEYTPSGDQPGAIAELAGRINAGETDIVLLGATGTGKSATTAWLIEQVQRPTLVLAHNKTLAAQLVNEFRELMPNNAVEYFVSYYDYYQPEAYVPQTDTFIEKDSSINEEVERLRHSTTNSLLSRRDVIVVSTVSCIYGLGTPEGYLEAMVALQVGQKVDRDWLIRKFVAMQYQRNDVDFSRGHFRVRGDTIEIIPMYEELAIRIEMFGDEIEALYSLHPLTGDVVKKLDAVSVFPGSHYVASTDVMQRAMGTIQEELAERLGQLEREGKLLEAQRLRMRTSFDLEMMEQIGFCSGIENYSRHIDGRSAGEPGHCLLDYFPDDFLVVIDESHVTVPQIGAMYEGDSSRKRTLVEHGFRLPSALDNRPLKWNEFKDRVGQTVYLSATPGKYEMGIADGIVEQIIRPTGLVDPQIIVKPSAGQIDDLLEQIRVRVGLNERVLVTTLTKKMSEELTDFLTEAGVRVRYLHSDVDTLRRVELLTELRQGVYDVLVGINLLREGLDLPEVSLVAILDADKEGFLRSSTSLIQTIGRAARNVSGEVHMYADRITDSMARAIDETDRRREKQVEYNTLHGIDPTPLRKRIADITDVLAREEADTAELLAGRDARRRSPTPSMRKGLAANGANDLESIIADLNAQMLEAAGELKFELAGRLRDEVSELKRELRQMEKAGHLA
- a CDS encoding DUF885 domain-containing protein yields the protein MTVNDYRTPTPVDQIAEQWVDTLVALDPTVGTYIGRAADGSGFADYSPDGHARYVQAATEVIAALDAASPVDAVDVVTRTDLGSTLALDLESSAAGLHLRDLNVIASPVQEIREVFDLMPTGTVADWQNISERLQAVPSAIDGYIQTLRVGIEQGITPARRQVVEVLGQVRRTAANDGFFNHFVAEAGLENGSLPATLATDLGARASRAASAYDKLAAFLADDLAPRATEVDGIGRDLYALSSRRFLGATVDLDETYEWGIEELGRMVAEQESVARQITPGATVLEAIEFLDTDPARKLHGTDALQRWMQETSDRAVAELGETQFDIPEEIRRLECMIAPTQEGGIYYTGPTDDFSRPGRMWWSAPVGVTEFDTWRELTTVYHEGIPGHHLQIGQAVYNRAKLNTWRRQLAGTSGHAEGWALYAERLMEQLGYLDDPADRLGMLDGQRMRAARVVLDIGVHLGKTVPDGSGVWTADYAFDFLARNVNMNEGFVRFEVNRYLGWPGQAPSYKIGQRIWEQLRDEAQARDGAAFNIKEFHRRALDLGGVGLDTLRSALQP
- the rpsA gene encoding 30S ribosomal protein S1; translated protein: MTIATTERAPKQVAINDIGSAEDFLAAVEKTLKFFNDGDLIEGTVVKIDRDEVLLDVGYKTEGVIPSRELSIKHDVDPSEVVKVGDLVEALVLQKEDKEGRLILSKKRAQYERAWGDVEKIKESDGVVTGSVIEVVKGGLIVDIGLRGFLPASLIELRRVRDLTPYLGQEIEAKILELDKNRNNVVLSRRALLEQTQSESRTTFLNNLQKGQVRKGVVSSIVNFGAFVDLGGVDGLVHVSELSWKHIEHASEVVEVGQEVTVEILEVDLDRERVSLSLKATQEDPWQVFARTHAIGQVAPGKVTKLVPFGAFVRVAEGIEGLVHISELSGKHVELAEQVVSVGDEVFVKVIDIDLERRRISLSLKQANDGVDPEGTEFDPALYGMLTEYDDQGNYKYPEGFDPETNEWREGFETQREKWEQDYAAAQARWEAHKKQVASANDEIIAPGDVASAAGNSFSSETAGAGTLADDEALAALREKLSSNN
- the coaE gene encoding dephospho-CoA kinase, translated to MYLIGLTGGIASGKSTVAKRFGEHGAVVIDADQLARAAVAPGTDALAHVIEVFGDEVANADGSLNRAALGAIVFGNPAALNLLNQIVHPAVRALSAQAIDAAERANPHVVVVYDVPLLVEASVGHPFDLIVVVHADAETRVSRMVELRGMNEADARSRIAAQAGDDERLAVADAVIDSTGSLDATLSQVDRLWKRKLRSHHDAHPEATEASADPSVGGAP